GATCGTGATCGGCGTCGCGATCACGATCGGCAACGTCGTGCTGCCCGTCGTCATCCGCCGCGACTTCAGCCCCGAGCGGGCGGGCTTCGTCACCGGCATCTACACCTCGGCCCTCAACGTCGGGTCGATGATCACCTCGTTGGCCACGGCCCCGATCGCCTCGGTCGTCGGTTGGCCCCTCGCCCTCGTCACCTGGGGGCTGCTCGCCGTCCTGGCCGCCGTCGTCTGGTCGATCGCGGTGGGACCCCGCGTGGCGGTGCGGGGCGGCAGCGTGGCCGTGGTGCCGGGGTCGCAGGCCGACGTCGACGACCGACACCGCGCCTCCTCGGCGACCGACGTCTTCACCGGCGGCATCGACGTCGTCGAGCCCGGTGAGGCCGAGGCCGACGCGCGCGAACGTCGACGCAGCGCCACGCCGCTGCTGCGTCGGTGGACCACCTGGGGTCTGACGCTGGCCTTCTCGGGCCAGGCGTTCGGCTACTACGGGCTCACGGCCTGGATGCCGACGCTGCTGCGCGACGAGGTCGGGCTGACCCGCGAGGCGGCCGGCGCGAGTTCGTCGGTCTTCCAGATCCTCGCCGTGGTGGGCGCGCTCGGCGTGCCGTTCCTCGCGCTGCGGGTGCGACCCGCGGTCGTCATCGGTCTGATCGCCGTGTTCTGGTCGGCCATGCCGCTGGGCCTGCTCTTCGCCCCCGAACACTGGCTGCTCTGGTCGATCTTCGGCGGGGCCGCGCAGGGCGGCGGGATCACGATCATCTTCATCGTCATCGTGCGCATGGCGTCGACCGACGTCGAGGCACGGCGCCTGTCGGCCCTCGTGCAGGGCGGCGGGTACGCGATCGCGGCACTCGGCCCGCTCGCCATCGGCGGGCTGCACGACGTCAGCGGCAACTGGCAGATCCCGATGATCGGCGTCGCGGCGGCGGTCGTCGTGCTCGGCGTCAGCGGCGTGCTGTCGTCGCGGCGCGTGCCCTGAGCCGACCGGGCAGACGGCCCGGGGGCCTGACGGACGGGGGGCCCGAGGGGCGGGGTCAGTCCTGCACGCCTCCGGCGAAGAGCACCTCGAGCGTCAGCGGGTCGCGTCCGGTCAGGTCGCGCACGGACGACGTCACCTGCGCCACCTCGCCCGAGGCCATCGACGTGTAG
This genomic interval from Frigoribacterium sp. Leaf415 contains the following:
- a CDS encoding MFS transporter, coding for MTRAAAAVRSPAAWLLTLAIVLIALNMRGPIVAPAPVLDQMSADLGLTAVVAGLLTSIPVLCFAVASPFASALIGRIGAERAVTLGLAGVLLGTLLRTAGGTVWLYVGTIVIGVAITIGNVVLPVVIRRDFSPERAGFVTGIYTSALNVGSMITSLATAPIASVVGWPLALVTWGLLAVLAAVVWSIAVGPRVAVRGGSVAVVPGSQADVDDRHRASSATDVFTGGIDVVEPGEAEADARERRRSATPLLRRWTTWGLTLAFSGQAFGYYGLTAWMPTLLRDEVGLTREAAGASSSVFQILAVVGALGVPFLALRVRPAVVIGLIAVFWSAMPLGLLFAPEHWLLWSIFGGAAQGGGITIIFIVIVRMASTDVEARRLSALVQGGGYAIAALGPLAIGGLHDVSGNWQIPMIGVAAAVVVLGVSGVLSSRRVP